One segment of Shewanella piezotolerans WP3 DNA contains the following:
- a CDS encoding helix-turn-helix domain-containing protein — protein MLEKARQVISDEVKAEVVRLTHEGYSKASIARHFNIHVNSVYRFVHASNLVEVGHVE, from the coding sequence ATGCTGGAGAAAGCACGTCAAGTCATCTCTGATGAAGTCAAAGCAGAAGTTGTTCGGCTTACTCATGAGGGATATAGCAAAGCGAGTATTGCTCGTCACTTTAATATCCATGTCAATTCGGTTTACCGTTTTGTACATGCGAGTAATTTAGTTGAGGTGGGGCATGTTGAATAA
- a CDS encoding phospholipase D-like domain-containing protein, whose protein sequence is MTGLYTNSNSKQDFIRHGIITSIEDGMDVFIASAFFTESSVIDELVQKGCHIRIVIRLGFPTLPAALEKLLKHNKVEARYFTSNSFHPKFYIFGDKKVLIGSANLTCSALLSNQEVMVSLNSSDSRFDELKSLFADYWEEASVLTKEAINNYRSIYNKFGKLDSLIKQLDDSVIDKLGDKNFSNISRGKKKVNRESIFQDTYYKSYQESVYAFRCIEETYITFERKISENSIPLRLEIDSFFSFVRDRHASTDIWKRQAVGWTNSQKANLKVLIDEWLTIHWKHFEDTIVPINYPLITQVFGSVQSIKSAPMHDIVEALCVLHSFHDRFRFYKGGLETLKTTFIDTNNEQKVKKTLCYLLYGKDDIVKRMSNCIHDSEYELNEFGPANVQELVGWINKENLPVINGRTTKVLRYFGFEVKQLGG, encoded by the coding sequence ATGACGGGCTTATATACAAACAGCAATTCGAAGCAAGATTTCATCAGACATGGCATCATAACTAGCATAGAAGATGGTATGGACGTTTTTATAGCCTCTGCGTTTTTCACTGAGTCTAGTGTCATTGATGAGCTGGTACAGAAAGGTTGTCACATAAGGATTGTTATCCGCCTTGGATTCCCCACGTTACCTGCAGCTCTTGAAAAATTACTTAAACACAACAAAGTTGAAGCGAGATACTTCACTAGCAACTCGTTTCATCCAAAATTTTATATTTTCGGAGACAAAAAAGTCTTAATTGGCTCTGCAAACCTTACCTGTTCAGCTCTTCTATCCAATCAAGAAGTTATGGTTAGCCTCAATTCAAGCGACTCTAGATTTGATGAACTGAAATCACTTTTTGCTGACTACTGGGAAGAAGCATCCGTACTAACCAAAGAAGCTATCAATAACTACCGCAGCATTTATAACAAGTTCGGGAAACTAGATTCATTGATCAAACAACTAGACGATAGTGTTATCGATAAATTGGGTGATAAGAACTTTTCAAATATCAGTCGTGGGAAGAAAAAAGTTAATCGAGAATCAATCTTCCAAGACACTTACTATAAGTCTTATCAAGAGTCCGTTTATGCTTTCCGTTGCATCGAGGAAACCTACATCACGTTTGAACGAAAGATTAGTGAAAACAGCATACCATTAAGGCTTGAAATCGATTCATTCTTTAGCTTTGTTCGAGATAGGCATGCTTCAACAGATATTTGGAAAAGACAGGCAGTCGGTTGGACCAACAGTCAAAAAGCAAACCTTAAAGTCCTTATTGACGAGTGGCTGACTATTCACTGGAAACACTTTGAAGACACAATTGTACCCATCAATTATCCGCTCATTACTCAAGTCTTTGGCTCAGTGCAATCAATCAAATCTGCGCCAATGCATGACATAGTAGAAGCGTTATGTGTACTCCACTCTTTCCACGACAGATTCAGATTCTACAAAGGCGGTCTAGAGACACTAAAGACAACTTTCATTGATACCAACAACGAGCAGAAAGTTAAAAAAACTCTTTGTTATTTACTGTACGGGAAAGACGATATAGTCAAGCGCATGTCTAATTGTATTCACGACTCCGAGTACGAGCTAAACGAATTTGGTCCTGCAAATGTTCAGGAGCTGGTTGGATGGATAAACAAAGAGAACCTCCCAGTAATTAATGGACGAACCACTAAAGTGCTTAGATACTTTGGATTTGAAGTGAAGCAGCTTGGTGGCTAG
- a CDS encoding ABC-three component system protein translates to MCETRFDIQNIEGDFYNIEGPENNVDSIINVIIGDIASANVKIDRSDRSFPANVATKIDHNMLKTKRRIVLQYKSYSSHIESAYTLAEQNIINGKQTAMELLNEMYCNSLEKYDIDSFEPDIAQVRQHADDIISDIIKQLRKFVYSSANVTQYKEQVEIGLNVVVAHGFVECCVLENPNNATN, encoded by the coding sequence ATGTGTGAAACAAGATTTGACATTCAAAATATCGAAGGCGACTTCTACAACATAGAAGGTCCAGAAAACAATGTTGACTCAATTATCAACGTTATCATTGGTGATATTGCATCAGCTAACGTGAAAATTGACCGCAGTGATCGGTCTTTTCCAGCGAATGTTGCTACAAAGATCGACCATAATATGCTTAAAACTAAGCGTCGTATAGTCTTGCAATACAAATCATACTCTTCTCATATCGAGAGTGCCTACACCCTTGCTGAACAGAACATTATCAATGGGAAACAGACAGCAATGGAGTTGCTGAATGAAATGTACTGCAATTCGTTAGAAAAGTATGACATCGATTCTTTTGAACCAGACATAGCGCAAGTACGACAACACGCTGACGACATCATAAGCGATATAATCAAGCAGCTAAGGAAGTTCGTTTATAGCTCAGCCAATGTAACTCAATACAAAGAACAAGTGGAAATTGGTCTAAACGTTGTTGTTGCACATGGCTTCGTAGAATGCTGTGTTTTGGAGAATCCTAACAATGCTACCAACTAA
- a CDS encoding ABC-three component system middle component 6: protein MLPTNGSHPEMNVLYIGGFILKMLHERKRKRMTTTQLMKVGTKELSVSVDHIILALDWLYIISAIGYDSKEVFINEAT from the coding sequence ATGCTACCAACTAATGGCTCTCACCCAGAGATGAACGTGCTCTACATTGGTGGCTTTATTTTGAAAATGCTTCATGAGCGCAAAAGAAAGCGTATGACTACCACTCAACTAATGAAAGTTGGAACTAAAGAGCTTTCTGTTTCCGTAGACCACATAATTTTAGCGCTGGATTGGCTGTATATCATTTCTGCTATTGGCTACGATAGTAAAGAGGTTTTTATCAATGAAGCTACTTAG
- a CDS encoding site-specific integrase translates to MRNSLAKTPPYLFQSRHGIWYARIVVPEAQQSSLGKREIRKSLATRDRLEAVRKSWQVLSQLRSVAEGDTQDSSETVHTQACTQEALRPSKVSDATITTQSNSSHPKLPRLSQVAEEFCQEKRKQGAWSPHSEQVNRQTYKDMIGLLGDIRLEQFTLAKALEYKRHFSSKADLAVSTVNKRLTRVSALLQWAALHYGISNPMTGLSIKVSAKVKASKARDALSETKIRQLFREIPSTTEHKMPYRAWLPRLAAYTGARLGELAQLYIDDFTVIDGYPCIHIRATHPDQSIKTATSERVIPIHPKLIAMGFLQFVDKQQASGHERLFPELRKISTRGYSHQVSKWFYTFKPKLGWGERDTLHGIRHAVATQLKHKEYSSDMVAGLLGHSHGSITFDRYGKEYKIENMLKLVKALDWK, encoded by the coding sequence ATGAGAAATAGTTTAGCTAAAACTCCCCCATATTTATTTCAATCCCGTCATGGCATTTGGTATGCGCGAATAGTCGTACCTGAAGCTCAACAAAGCTCCCTTGGTAAACGTGAAATCAGAAAGTCGTTAGCGACTAGAGACCGTCTTGAAGCCGTTCGTAAGTCTTGGCAGGTGTTGAGTCAGTTACGCAGTGTTGCTGAAGGTGACACTCAAGACAGCAGTGAGACGGTTCATACTCAAGCCTGTACGCAAGAGGCCTTAAGACCTTCTAAGGTTTCTGATGCCACTATTACTACCCAAAGCAATAGCAGTCATCCTAAGCTCCCAAGACTCAGCCAAGTAGCTGAAGAGTTTTGCCAAGAGAAACGTAAGCAAGGCGCATGGTCACCACACAGTGAACAGGTTAACCGTCAGACCTATAAAGATATGATTGGTCTTCTAGGTGATATACGTCTTGAACAGTTCACACTGGCTAAGGCATTAGAGTACAAGCGACACTTCTCATCTAAAGCAGACCTTGCAGTCTCTACAGTTAATAAGCGACTGACTCGAGTTTCTGCACTATTACAGTGGGCAGCTCTACATTACGGCATCAGTAACCCGATGACAGGGCTTAGTATTAAGGTGTCGGCAAAGGTTAAAGCCTCTAAGGCACGAGATGCCTTGAGCGAGACCAAAATCAGACAGCTATTTAGGGAAATCCCATCAACTACTGAGCATAAGATGCCTTATCGTGCATGGTTGCCAAGGCTTGCTGCTTATACTGGCGCGAGGCTAGGGGAGTTAGCTCAACTATATATAGATGACTTTACCGTTATTGACGGTTATCCCTGCATCCACATTAGAGCGACACATCCAGATCAGTCCATTAAGACCGCGACCAGTGAACGTGTCATCCCTATTCACCCTAAGCTAATCGCTATGGGCTTCCTTCAGTTTGTAGATAAGCAACAGGCTAGCGGCCACGAGCGACTATTCCCTGAACTTAGGAAGATATCGACTCGTGGTTATTCACATCAGGTCTCCAAATGGTTCTACACCTTTAAGCCTAAGTTAGGCTGGGGTGAGCGAGACACCTTACATGGCATTCGTCATGCAGTGGCTACTCAGCTCAAACATAAAGAGTACAGCTCAGATATGGTCGCAGGTTTGCTTGGTCATTCTCATGGCTCGATAACCTTTGACCGCTATGGCAAAGAGTACAAGATAGAGAACATGTTGAAGTTGGTTAAGGCGTTGGATTGGAAGTAG
- a CDS encoding ComEA family DNA-binding protein, which translates to MNKKLMPALLLTSLMSFSSVQAAVDKSTVETSKTSSHKSTQVISINSANVAQLSTLKGVGDSKAKAIVDYRATHGKFSSISELSNVKGIGDKLIEQNKAVLSL; encoded by the coding sequence ATGAATAAAAAATTAATGCCTGCTTTATTACTTACCAGCCTAATGTCATTTTCATCAGTACAAGCTGCAGTTGACAAGTCTACCGTAGAAACGAGTAAAACATCCTCTCATAAAAGCACTCAAGTCATTAGCATCAACTCTGCCAATGTTGCTCAATTATCGACGTTAAAAGGTGTCGGTGATTCAAAAGCGAAAGCAATAGTGGACTACCGAGCAACGCATGGTAAGTTTAGCTCGATAAGTGAACTATCAAATGTAAAAGGTATTGGCGATAAGCTGATAGAGCAAAATAAGGCGGTGTTGAGTCTGTAG
- a CDS encoding SLC13 family permease, whose product MSLDSTEVPNQIGSRITAQQKKLIILAADIVLLFLMYNFLPFEQGVNTGLALLTFAAILWLTEAIHISITAIMIPILAVLFGVFETQAAMSHFANPIIYLFFGGFVLAAALNHQGIDRLIAQKVLSASKGRLSVACIMLFGITALLSMWISNTATTAMMLPLALGILHQIDITKHKSTYLFLLLGIAYSANIGGIGTLVGSPPNAIAAAQVGLSFADWLEFGLITVAIMLPLMLVGLYLYLKPDLSMICEVKAEKQSLTFQGKLTLLIFITTVCCWIFSKPLSQALGGISKFDTVVALSAVVTLAGLGLVQWKKIESTTDWGVLILFGGGLTLSAVLKATGTSVFLAHWVTDIFGNAHMALFIFAVIAFVVMLTEFASNTASAALLVPVFAAIAEALGLSPVMLSVLIGIAASCAFMLPVATPPNAIVYGSGYIKQSEMMRAGVIINFISMFALYVIAHTFWNI is encoded by the coding sequence ATGTCATTAGACTCTACAGAAGTACCTAATCAGATCGGTAGTCGCATTACTGCTCAACAAAAAAAGCTAATAATACTTGCCGCAGATATCGTATTGCTTTTCTTGATGTACAATTTTCTCCCTTTTGAACAGGGAGTTAATACTGGACTAGCTTTGCTGACTTTTGCCGCCATATTGTGGCTCACTGAAGCAATACACATCAGTATTACTGCAATTATGATCCCGATACTCGCGGTGCTCTTTGGCGTGTTTGAAACACAAGCCGCCATGAGTCACTTTGCCAATCCAATCATCTACCTTTTCTTTGGTGGCTTCGTATTGGCAGCAGCACTGAATCATCAAGGAATAGACCGTCTGATTGCGCAAAAAGTCCTATCTGCATCTAAAGGCCGGTTATCGGTAGCCTGTATTATGCTATTTGGGATCACAGCACTACTGTCTATGTGGATAAGCAACACTGCTACCACCGCTATGATGCTGCCCCTTGCACTTGGAATTTTGCATCAGATCGATATAACTAAACACAAGAGTACCTATCTGTTCTTACTCCTTGGTATTGCTTATTCTGCAAATATTGGTGGTATTGGCACTTTAGTGGGTAGCCCACCTAATGCCATTGCTGCAGCTCAAGTTGGTTTATCTTTTGCCGATTGGCTAGAGTTCGGTTTAATCACTGTCGCTATCATGCTGCCGTTGATGTTAGTGGGTCTTTACTTATATTTAAAACCTGACCTGTCGATGATCTGCGAAGTAAAAGCTGAAAAGCAATCACTGACTTTCCAAGGGAAATTAACACTTCTGATTTTTATCACAACAGTCTGCTGTTGGATATTTAGTAAGCCGCTCTCACAGGCATTAGGCGGCATATCTAAGTTTGATACGGTTGTGGCGCTTAGCGCTGTTGTGACCCTAGCAGGACTTGGATTAGTGCAATGGAAAAAAATCGAGTCAACGACCGATTGGGGCGTGTTAATTCTATTTGGCGGCGGCCTCACGTTAAGCGCTGTACTTAAAGCAACTGGTACCAGTGTATTTTTAGCCCATTGGGTTACCGATATATTTGGCAATGCCCACATGGCATTATTTATTTTTGCGGTAATCGCATTTGTTGTCATGCTGACCGAATTTGCTAGTAATACCGCCAGTGCAGCACTTTTAGTCCCCGTGTTTGCCGCTATTGCAGAAGCGCTGGGGCTATCACCTGTGATGCTGTCAGTGCTCATCGGTATAGCTGCTTCTTGTGCATTTATGTTGCCCGTTGCTACACCACCCAACGCCATCGTTTATGGCTCAGGCTACATTAAGCAGTCCGAGATGATGCGAGCAGGCGTTATTATTAACTTCATCAGTATGTTTGCGCTTTACGTTATTGCGCATACCTTCTGGAATATTTAG
- a CDS encoding trans-sulfuration enzyme family protein — protein MQEKWQQATQVIHAGHIPNEHGALVTPLCQSATFVFDNAEQGGARFAGEEPGFIYTRLGNPTTAELERKIAALEGSDCAAATASGMAAVSAALLANLQNGDHLIASNAVYGCTFALMNSQLAKFGIEVSLVDFSRLDEIEAAIKPNTKVLFCETPVNPHLKVFDLDAIARIAKAYKLVSVVDNTFMTPLLQQPIKHGIDIVIHSATKYLNGHGDVIAGVVCSSREQMDVIKYEVLKDIGGVISPHDAWLILRGLKTLDVRLQRHCDSAERVAEFLEGHSKVSKVYYPGLKTHCGNGLVGHQMKRAGGVIAFELEADLQASIKFINQLELFSIAVSLGDAESLIQHPASMTHSPYSPEEREKAGITDNLLRISIGLEAVEDIIFALDKGLAAL, from the coding sequence ATGCAAGAGAAATGGCAGCAAGCAACACAGGTTATTCATGCCGGACATATACCTAATGAACACGGTGCGCTGGTAACACCTTTATGCCAAAGCGCAACGTTTGTATTTGATAATGCAGAGCAAGGCGGTGCTAGATTTGCTGGAGAGGAACCTGGCTTTATTTATACTCGCTTAGGTAATCCGACGACTGCTGAGCTTGAACGCAAAATCGCAGCGCTTGAGGGGAGTGATTGTGCGGCGGCTACCGCATCCGGGATGGCTGCAGTGTCGGCTGCATTACTCGCAAATTTACAAAATGGCGATCACCTGATTGCATCAAATGCAGTCTATGGTTGTACATTTGCGTTGATGAACTCTCAACTTGCCAAGTTTGGCATCGAGGTGAGTTTGGTTGATTTTAGTCGTCTCGATGAGATAGAAGCGGCGATTAAACCCAATACTAAAGTTCTTTTCTGTGAAACTCCGGTTAACCCCCACCTTAAAGTATTCGATCTTGATGCCATTGCCCGTATTGCAAAAGCATATAAGTTGGTTAGCGTGGTTGACAACACTTTTATGACTCCGTTACTGCAACAACCGATAAAACACGGTATTGATATTGTGATTCATAGTGCAACTAAGTACCTCAACGGGCATGGCGATGTGATTGCGGGAGTGGTGTGTTCAAGCCGAGAACAGATGGACGTGATTAAGTATGAGGTGCTAAAAGATATTGGCGGGGTAATCTCTCCCCATGATGCTTGGCTTATCCTGCGTGGCCTTAAAACCCTCGATGTAAGGCTACAACGTCATTGTGATAGTGCTGAGCGTGTTGCTGAATTCTTGGAGGGGCATAGTAAAGTTTCTAAGGTTTACTACCCTGGGCTAAAAACTCACTGTGGGAACGGGCTCGTTGGCCATCAAATGAAGCGAGCTGGAGGCGTAATTGCCTTTGAATTGGAAGCGGATCTGCAAGCTTCTATTAAGTTTATAAACCAGTTAGAGCTGTTTTCCATTGCCGTGAGCCTAGGAGATGCTGAGTCATTGATCCAGCATCCTGCGTCGATGACGCACTCACCTTATAGCCCAGAAGAGCGAGAAAAAGCTGGAATAACGGACAATCTGTTACGGATTTCAATCGGATTGGAAGCCGTCGAAGATATTATTTTCGCGCTCGATAAAGGATTAGCTGCATTATAA
- a CDS encoding TIGR01620 family protein has product MNKDNGSIKRQQRFETVDEDETLKITPAASFSANEDFVEIETLSERELETKLEQHLGSADQLNEDLSSNQNTKRSWLGKACLLGVVAIAAVETVLGLYEAFMQSSWLFALYGVVVMLVISWTVKVSFTEWRKLKRLKKVEETQATGMRLLNSMQMGEADLFIDNLLVQLPNSSHIERYLQQVSVEHNDAEKLVLFEACVLIDRDQQAKKIVRRFAQESALLLAASPLAVLDMAIILWRNQSMINQLAKCYGIELGYWSRIKLIRGIIGNIIYAGTSEIVTDLGTQLLSVEMSGKLSARLGQGLGGGLLTARLGYQAMALCRPLEFNEQTKPKLKGIHKELLLDLKELTSVVLSKTAKKEKQEIVDR; this is encoded by the coding sequence ATGAATAAAGATAATGGTTCAATTAAAAGGCAGCAGCGATTTGAAACCGTTGATGAAGATGAAACGTTGAAAATTACACCTGCTGCTAGCTTTTCAGCCAATGAGGATTTTGTTGAAATCGAAACATTGTCTGAGCGAGAACTGGAAACTAAGTTAGAACAACACTTAGGCAGTGCAGATCAGCTTAATGAAGATCTTTCTTCAAATCAAAATACAAAGCGTAGTTGGTTAGGTAAAGCCTGCTTACTTGGTGTAGTGGCTATAGCAGCTGTTGAGACCGTTTTGGGTCTATATGAAGCATTTATGCAAAGTTCATGGTTATTTGCTTTGTATGGCGTTGTGGTAATGCTAGTCATATCCTGGACAGTTAAAGTTAGCTTTACTGAGTGGCGTAAGCTAAAAAGGCTAAAAAAGGTTGAGGAAACTCAGGCAACAGGCATGCGATTACTCAACAGCATGCAGATGGGAGAAGCCGATCTCTTTATTGATAATCTATTAGTGCAGTTACCTAATAGCTCACACATTGAGCGCTATTTGCAACAAGTTAGCGTCGAGCATAACGACGCTGAGAAACTGGTACTATTTGAAGCTTGCGTATTGATAGACAGAGATCAGCAGGCTAAAAAAATTGTGAGACGTTTTGCGCAAGAGTCTGCGTTGTTGTTGGCCGCAAGTCCTTTAGCAGTACTTGATATGGCTATTATCCTTTGGCGAAACCAAAGTATGATTAATCAGCTAGCTAAATGTTACGGCATTGAACTCGGCTATTGGAGTCGTATTAAGTTAATTCGCGGAATTATCGGCAATATTATTTACGCGGGTACCAGTGAAATCGTCACCGATTTAGGTACTCAACTATTGTCAGTTGAGATGTCAGGTAAGCTTTCTGCGCGCTTAGGTCAGGGACTTGGAGGAGGACTTTTGACCGCACGTTTAGGCTATCAAGCCATGGCGCTTTGTCGGCCACTTGAATTTAATGAACAGACAAAGCCTAAGTTAAAAGGGATCCATAAAGAGTTGTTGTTGGATTTAAAAGAGTTGACCTCAGTGGTACTAAGTAAAACAGCAAAGAAAGAAAAGCAAGAAATTGTAGATAGATAG
- a CDS encoding YcjX family protein, protein MASIKRSLKKLGKNTQAVALRTTDKHLRLAVTGLAGAGKTAFITGLVNQLLHSGVAEGNTQLPLWRVARDSRLYGVKRDLQPDLTIPSFNYEAAVHAITNEPSSWPQSTRNISELRLAIRYRPAKGLLSKLTESATLYLDIVDYPGEWLLDLPMLKQSFQQWSESQLERISIFKRSSYFSDFIDELNSIELTAVANEAKLQKITDSYQRLLLDCVEEHGFYYAQPGRLLLPGELDGTPVLALFPLINVSAEQFSILEKTESTSFYHTLKRRYGEYVSRVVKPFYHDYFAKFDRQLVLVDCFTPLNRGKEQFDDMKSALQAVMESFQFGQSSLLKRLFSPKIDKLLFAASKIDHVTRDQQGNVLSLLSQLVQQSQQHAKFEGCEVETMAISAIKSTTHGMVKQNGRDVEVVKGIDLDNREVVTLFPGEVPKSLPVADFWQQQGFDFVSFAPRNLTEKQGNKADFEHIRLDHVLQYLVGDKLK, encoded by the coding sequence ATGGCAAGTATCAAGCGTTCTCTTAAAAAGCTAGGTAAAAATACTCAAGCGGTGGCCCTGCGAACTACCGATAAACATTTACGATTAGCGGTAACGGGCCTTGCTGGCGCAGGTAAGACGGCTTTTATTACAGGGTTAGTCAATCAGTTACTGCACAGTGGCGTTGCAGAGGGCAATACACAGTTACCACTTTGGCGAGTGGCTAGAGACAGTCGTCTATATGGTGTTAAGCGTGATCTACAGCCCGATCTAACCATTCCAAGTTTTAACTATGAAGCAGCGGTTCACGCTATAACCAATGAACCGTCATCATGGCCGCAATCAACCCGTAATATCAGCGAACTTAGGTTAGCGATTCGGTACCGTCCAGCTAAAGGACTTCTGTCAAAACTGACCGAAAGTGCGACGCTTTACCTTGATATTGTTGACTATCCCGGTGAGTGGTTACTTGACTTGCCGATGTTGAAACAAAGCTTTCAGCAGTGGTCAGAGTCGCAGCTTGAACGGATATCAATATTTAAGCGCTCAAGCTACTTTTCTGACTTTATAGACGAACTTAACAGTATTGAATTAACGGCAGTTGCTAATGAAGCAAAGTTGCAAAAAATAACTGATAGTTATCAGAGGCTTCTGCTTGATTGTGTTGAGGAACATGGATTTTACTATGCCCAGCCAGGGCGACTGTTACTACCGGGAGAGCTTGATGGCACTCCCGTACTGGCGCTTTTCCCGTTGATAAATGTTAGCGCGGAGCAGTTCTCGATACTTGAAAAAACCGAGTCAACTAGCTTTTATCACACTCTAAAACGTCGATATGGTGAGTATGTATCCCGAGTGGTGAAGCCCTTTTACCATGATTATTTTGCAAAATTCGATCGACAGTTAGTACTTGTTGATTGCTTCACGCCATTAAATCGAGGTAAGGAGCAATTTGATGATATGAAATCTGCGCTGCAGGCGGTAATGGAAAGTTTTCAATTTGGCCAATCGAGTCTATTAAAGCGTCTGTTCTCTCCAAAAATAGACAAATTATTGTTTGCCGCTAGCAAAATAGACCATGTTACCCGTGATCAGCAAGGCAATGTTTTATCGCTATTGAGTCAGCTGGTACAGCAAAGTCAGCAGCATGCAAAATTTGAAGGCTGTGAGGTCGAGACTATGGCTATCAGTGCCATTAAATCGACCACTCACGGTATGGTTAAGCAAAATGGCCGTGACGTAGAGGTTGTAAAAGGCATCGACCTTGATAATCGCGAAGTCGTTACCCTGTTCCCAGGCGAAGTGCCAAAATCGCTGCCTGTTGCAGACTTCTGGCAACAACAAGGTTTTGATTTTGTCAGCTTTGCGCCGAGAAATCTAACCGAAAAACAGGGGAATAAGGCAGACTTTGAACATATAAGACTTGATCATGTATTACAGTATTTAGTGGGTGACAAATTAAAGTGA
- the pspC gene encoding envelope stress response membrane protein PspC: protein MSEGTSRTLYRIPQSGKIAGVCAGIADYFNFETWLVRVLAASIFLLGGSGIVLIIYVLLWMILDIKPGTDKNKSSHKEIEVKKKVWQSGEPAKMALRDVNSQFRALELRLQSLERHVTSDNYDLKNEINNL from the coding sequence ATGAGTGAAGGCACAAGCAGAACTTTATATCGAATTCCTCAATCAGGTAAAATAGCGGGAGTATGCGCAGGGATTGCTGATTACTTCAATTTTGAAACATGGTTAGTCAGAGTACTTGCAGCTTCTATTTTTTTACTGGGTGGCTCCGGAATTGTATTGATAATCTATGTGTTGCTTTGGATGATTTTAGATATCAAACCAGGCACAGATAAGAACAAGTCGAGCCATAAAGAGATAGAAGTAAAAAAGAAAGTTTGGCAATCAGGTGAACCCGCTAAGATGGCGTTAAGGGATGTGAATAGCCAGTTTAGAGCACTGGAGCTTAGATTACAGAGTCTAGAGCGACATGTAACATCTGATAACTATGATCTTAAAAACGAAATCAACAACCTATAG
- the pspB gene encoding envelope stress response membrane protein PspB, which produces MDMDILIAPIIIFMIVVAPIWLILHYRSKRQVSQGLTDEEFGQLNELIAKADKMSQRIETLEAILDSEAPQWRGRDE; this is translated from the coding sequence ATGGACATGGATATTTTGATTGCCCCAATTATTATTTTTATGATTGTGGTGGCTCCGATTTGGTTAATACTGCATTACCGTAGTAAACGACAAGTGAGTCAGGGGCTTACCGATGAAGAATTTGGCCAGTTAAACGAACTTATTGCTAAAGCTGACAAGATGTCACAACGAATTGAAACCCTTGAGGCAATCTTGGACAGTGAGGCACCACAGTGGAGGGGGCGTGATGAATAG
- the pspA gene encoding phage shock protein PspA, translated as MGIFSRFADIINSNISALLDKAEDPEKMVRLIIQEMEDTLVEVRSTSAKVLAEKKEIIRRIAKVQQQVQDWESKAELALSKDREDLAKAALIEKQKANELAETLAAELVVVEEHILRLKDEVGLLQEKLVDAKARQKTIIMRKQTASSRLEVKKQLDSSKIDNAMSKFEQYERRVEGLESQVDAYDLGNKKTLNDEFAALEAEDSVNDELEAMKAKMKASKSKTKAK; from the coding sequence ATGGGAATTTTTTCACGCTTTGCAGACATCATAAATTCAAACATCAGCGCATTACTAGATAAAGCTGAAGATCCTGAAAAAATGGTTCGTCTGATTATCCAAGAGATGGAAGATACTTTAGTTGAAGTACGTTCAACATCGGCCAAAGTTCTTGCTGAAAAGAAAGAGATTATTCGTCGAATTGCTAAAGTGCAGCAACAAGTACAAGACTGGGAAAGTAAAGCTGAACTGGCATTGTCGAAAGATCGTGAAGACCTTGCTAAAGCGGCACTAATAGAAAAGCAAAAAGCCAATGAGCTTGCTGAGACTTTAGCTGCTGAGCTGGTTGTCGTCGAAGAACATATTCTTCGTTTAAAAGACGAAGTTGGCCTATTACAGGAAAAACTTGTAGATGCCAAAGCGCGTCAAAAGACGATAATCATGCGTAAACAAACTGCATCTTCACGTCTTGAGGTTAAAAAGCAGTTAGATTCAAGTAAGATTGATAACGCGATGAGTAAGTTTGAACAGTACGAACGTCGTGTGGAAGGGTTAGAGTCACAAGTTGATGCTTATGACCTTGGCAACAAGAAAACACTTAACGATGAGTTCGCCGCATTGGAAGCAGAAGATTCTGTAAACGATGAACTTGAGGCCATGAAAGCTAAAATGAAGGCTAGCAAGAGCAAAACAAAAGCTAAATAA